The following are from one region of the Cervus canadensis isolate Bull #8, Minnesota chromosome 21, ASM1932006v1, whole genome shotgun sequence genome:
- the REP15 gene encoding rab15 effector protein — MGQKPSQQLAPKDKEVLSVCEVVSGAIIHAAQKLKAYLGFEDTVSNLCPAPNTLNEIFLIHFVTFCQEKGADKWLTTTKMTTHQAFMFGADWVWTFWGSDKQIQLQLAVQTLQMASLPPVESDPSNPDSKAEESSSKKSRFDKLEEFCNLIGEDCVGLCIIFGVPGNPKDIRGVVLDSVKRETMKGRLPGGTAVARFILETEDCISIRELLGNCLSKKDWLREVGKVYISIL; from the coding sequence ATggggcagaaaccatcacaacagcTGGCTCCAAAGGACAAAGAGGTTCTCAGCGTCTGCGAGGTGGTCAGTGGAGCTATCATCCACGCGGCTCAGAAACTGAAGGCCTATCTTGGATTTGAAGACACAGTGAGCAATCTGTGCCCAGCTCCAAACACTCTCAATGAGATCTTCTTAATCCACTTTGTCACTTTCTGCCAAGAGAAAGGAGCTGACAAGTGGCTCACCACCACCAAGATGACCACGCACCAAGCCTTCATGTTCGGGGCAGACTGGGTTTGGACCTTCTGGGGATCTGATAAGCAAATACAGCTCCAGCTGGCCGTGCAGACACTGCAGATGGCTTCTCTTCCTCCTGTGGAATCTGACCCCTCCAACCCAGATTCCAAGGCAGAGGAGTCTTCCAGCAAGAAAAGTAGGTTTGACAAGCTGGAAGAATTCTGTAACCTGATAGGAGAGGACTGCGTTGGCCTGTGTATCATCTTTGGTGTGCCAGGAAACCCTAAAGACATCCGAGGAGTTGTCCTGGACAGTGTCAAGAGAGAGACAATGAAGGGTCGTCTGCCGGGAGGGACAGCTGTGGCGCGATTCATCCTGGAAACAGAAGATTGTATCTCCATCAGGGAGCTGCTTGGAAACTGTCTGAGTAAGAAAGACTGGCTGAGAGAGGTGGGCAAGGTTTATATTAGCATCCTCTGA